One genomic segment of Ipomoea triloba cultivar NCNSP0323 chromosome 9, ASM357664v1 includes these proteins:
- the LOC116029621 gene encoding uncharacterized protein LOC116029621: protein MVKIGWNLPIDLRENIIKVLQKFKNIFAWGPEDMPGVDRSVICHRLSIQPGFKPVKQKKRHLSSERREFVKKETATLLTVGHIREVLYPVWLANVVLAPKPPTWRMCVNYTDLNKACPKDPYPLPNPDQMVDETAGCELLSFMDAFKGYYQIFTSKEDEEKTAFITPDGVFCYVVMAFGLRNSGATYQRMVNKLFKGLLGSTIEAYVDDMLVKSRSKETHPTDLARAFKVMETFNLRLNPTFDDLKAYLSSSPVLSKPEKDEALFIYLAVSDRAVSSVLVREETKGVQKPIYYVSKALQRLELRYTKFEKTAFALWVTAWKLAAYFQAHPVVVLTDQPLGTILRNPTSSGRLIKWAMMLTQSSGRLIKWAMMLTQFAIEYKPRPMMLTQFAIEYKPRPAIKAQALADFIVECTARDPEPDQPTALEEPWWEASTDGSSNKKGCGGGIVLTSPEGFKIYQALISKFRPTNNEAEYEALLGGIRLAKQMKADRLRLRSDSRLVIGQLSGTIEAVGYGTMAHKDMRPKIYGYPDHT, encoded by the exons ATGGTCAAGATCGGTTGGAACCTCCCGATAGATCTACGAGAGAACATTATCAAAGTTTTACAGAAGTTCAAAAATATCTTCGCTTGGGGACCGGAGGACATGCCTGGTGTCGACCGGTCGGTCATATGTCACCGATTATCCATCCAACCGGGTTTCAAACCGGTTAAGCAAAAGAAGAGACACTTGTCAAGTGAAAGAAGAGAGTTCGTGAAGAAGGAGACCGCCACCCTCTTGACGGTCGGGCACATCAGAGAGGTCCTCTACCCGGTGTGGTTGGCCAATGTAGTCTTGGCACCTAAACCACCTACATGGAGAATGTGCGTAAACTACACTGATTTAAACAAGGCATGCCCGAAGGATCCATACCCCTTACCAAATCCcgaccagatggttgatgaGACGGCCGGGTGTGAGCTGTTAAGTTTCATGGATGCCTTCAAAGGTTACTATCAAATTTTCACGAGCAAAGAAGAcgaagagaagactgctttcatAACCCCAGATGGAGTATTTTGTTACGTGGTGATGGCGTTCGGTCTACGAAACTCTGGAGCCACCTACCAAAGGATGGTGAACAAGTTATTCAAAGGATTGCTCGGGTCGACCATAGAGGCGTATGTGGACGACATGCTCGTCAAGAGCCGATCGAAAGAAACTCATCCTACCGACCTGGCCCGGGCATTCAAGGTGATGGAAACCTTCAACCTGCGTTTGAACCCAA CGTTCGACGACCTGAAGGCCTACTTGAGCTCATCACCAGTTTTGTCCAAGCCGGAGAAAGATGAGGCACTTTTCATCTACTTAGCGGTGTCCGACCGGGCGGTCAGTTCAGTGCTCGTACGGGAGGAAACAAAGGGAGTCCAGAAGCCGATCTACTATGTCAGTAAGGCTCTCCAAAGACTAGAGCTGCGATACACCAAGTTTGAGAAGACCGCATTTGCACTCTGGGTGACCGCTTGGAAACTTGCAGCCTACTTTCAGGCTCATCCGGTGGTAGTCTTGACCGACCAACCACTTGGAACGATTCTCAGAAATCCAACATCGTCGGGGCGGCTgatcaaatgggccatgatgctTACCCAGTCGTCGGGGCGGCTgatcaaatgggccatgatgctTACCCAGTTTGCGATTGAGTATAAGCCGCGCCCTATGATGCTTACCCAGTTTGCGATTGAGTATAAGCCGCGCCCTGCCATCAAAGCCCAAGCGTTGGCGGACTTCATTGTTGAGTGTACCGCGCGGGACCCGGAGCCGGACCAACCGACCGCCCTAGAGGAACCATGGTGGGAAGCTTCTACTGACGGGTCGTCCAACAAGAAAGGATGCGGAGGAGGAATCGTACTCACATCTCCTGAAGGTTTCAAAATTTATCAAGCTTTGATCTCTAAGTTTCGACCCACCAACAACGAAGCAGAGTACGAAGCACTCTTAGGCGGAATACGGTTGGCTAAGCAGATGAAGGCCGACCGACTGAGGTTACGGTCGGATTCCCGGTTGGTGATCGGTCAACTATCTGGAACGATCGAAGCTGTTGGATATGGTACTATGGCCCATAAAGATATGAGGCCCAAAATATATGGTTATCCAGATCATACATGA